The DNA segment AAAAGCCCTGATGGCCTCATTGGCGATCAAAGAACTTTGGGAGTTGGTCAACGACGAGGGAAGGGGGTTTCGTTTAGGCGAACTGACCGAACTGGTTTTCAATCCTCCCTGTTCAGGCGACCAGGAAATGGCCCTCTTCCGGGCGCTGGCGGATGACCGGCTTTACTTCAAGCAAAAGGGAGAACTTTACGAAGCCCGTGAACCGGAAAAAGTGGAACAAATTTTACTGCAGTACGAGCGGGAAGCTGAGTTAGAGCGGGAGAATCAGGAAGCCAGCACATGGCTGGCCGGGGTATGGGCGGGAGAAATGAATTCTCCTCCAGCGAATAAGGCGGCCATCGTAGGCCTTTTAAAAGAGATGGCCCTCTTCGGGCCGGAGGCCCCTGAATTCACCAAAGGAAAAACTCTGTTGCAAAAGGCCGGGATTTCTTCGCCGGGAGCTCCTTTTGAACTCTTAGTGAAGATGAAGGAATGGGAGGAGGATGAAAACCTTTTCCTGCACCGTTATCAGATTTCCAAAGGTTTTCCGAAGAATGTTCTCGAAGAAGCGGAAGAAATCCTTTCCCAGGCCGCCAAAGGTTTCCTCCCCCACCCCCAGGACCGTGATTTAACGTTTTTACATCCCCTGACCATCGACAGCGAATACACCCGGGACATCGATGATGCTTTGAGCCTGGAGCAGGTGGGGGGGGATTATCAAGTGGGTATCCATATTACGGATGTGGCTACCTTCCTCAATGGCCACCGAGAAATATTTCAGGAAGCCATGTCCCGGGCCATTTCGATCTATCTTCCCGATCAACGCATTCCCATGATTCCTCCGGCACTTTCCGAAAGCACCTGTAGCTTAATTGTCGGGGAGCAACGCCGGGCGCTCAGCTTTTTGGTACAAATCGACGAAGAGGGGAAGGTGCAGGATTATCAAATCCTCTCCAGCATCATCCAAGTGGAACAAAGGCTTTCTTACGACAGCGCTGACCAGCTTCTGGAAGAAGAGGAAGAAGAATTAATCATTCTGCAACGGATCACCAAGAAGCTTTTTCAACGGCGCATGGGTTCGGGGGCGTTTTTTATTCCTCGGCCCGAGCGGGTGATTCGAGTAAACCGGGAAAAAGAGATCTCCATTTACCGGCGCGACCGGGAAAGCCCTTCTCAGAAAATCGTCTCCGAACTCATGATTTTAGCCAATTACTTAGGGGCGCTGTTTCTTAAAGAGAAAGGCATTCCGGCCATCTACCGGAGCCAGGCCGAACCCAGGGACAAGATCCCCCCGATCGACAAATTTGATCCTCTCCAAGCCTATCGCCTGCGCCGGATCATGAACCGGGTGGAAGTTAGTACCCGGCCTTTGCGCCATGCTGGCCTTGGAGCGGAAGCATACCTTACCTTAACCTCACCCATTCGCCGCTTTTATGATCTTCTGATCGAACAGCAAATCCTGGGAGTATTACGGGGAGGACTGGTTCTCAGCGGGGAACAACTGGGAGAAATCATTACCCAGGTTGGGCCGGCGATCTCCAAAGTGGGGTTGGTGGAAGAACTTACGGAACAATATTGGATCCTGCGCTATTTAGAAAAACGAATCGGTTCGACCACTACAGCGGTTGTCCTCGACCGGTTTCCCACCCGCTACCTTGTGCATCTGAACGAATATCTCTTAGAGATAGATATGGCGGCGACTTCCGGGCTTGATTTTGTACCGGGAGATCAGATTTTGGTTCGGGTAGAAAAAGCCCATGCCCGGTCCGGAGTTCTTAAAATTGCTCCCGCCTAAAAATATAGGGTTCAAGGGTTCCAGGGGGCAAGGGTTCAAGTGAAAATAGTCAGGAAGGATTTCTGCTATTGCAGTTACTTAGTCACTTGACCCCTAGAATCCTGGAACCCATGAACCCTCTCGTTATACAGCAGCCTTCAGCAGTTCCTGTTTTTCTTGAAAGAGTTTTTCGCCTAAACTGACATGATAGATATGAGGATTCTGCAGGCGTTTATGTTCTGGCCGGAGATATTTAAGGTTTTGTAAGGTGTTGCCCTGAATTTCCGGCAAAGATGGGCTGTGATAGACCAGCTTTCCCGCTTTGATGATCGGGATGAGGATTTCCTCTTTTTTAAAATGTCCGGGATAGGTTTTGCTGATATGAGAGAGCAGGGGATGAAAAGCCTTAACCGGCTGTCCTGGGGGAAAAGTTTCCTCTTGTAAAACGATCACGTCCCCACGCATAAAATTTCTTTCATCGTAAAACCGCACTATTTTTTTTACTCCCGGGTTGGTGGTTTTTTCCGGGTCATCGGAAACCTTCAGCTTGGGGCGCATATGTCCATCTTTGAAAATAGCCGATAGCTTGTAAACTCCCCCCAGAGCCGGACACGAATAAGAAGTTACCAGTCGGGTTCCTACGCCCCAGATATCAATCTCCGCCCCTTGTTTCTTGATGGATTCGATCAGCCACTCATCGAGATCGCTTGAACCCAGAATACGCGCGCGCTCAAATCCTGCTTCGTCAAGCATCTTGCGTGCTTCCCGGCTTAAAAACGTCAGATCGCCGCTGTCCAGGCGGATTCCCGCAAGATCTCCTTGTTTTCTTTCCCGAAGCTCTTTGCCAACCTGAAGGGCATTGGGAACCCCGCTGCGTAGAGTATCATAGGTGTCAACCAGGAGGAGGCAGTTCTTGGGGTAGATTTTCCCGTAGGCCTGGAAGGATTCCAATTCGGAAGAGAAGGATTCCACCCAACTGTGAGCCAAAGTGCCCCGAACCGGGATGCCAAAAGTTCTCCCCGCCATCAAGTTCGAGGTGGCCCGGGTTCCGCCGATGAAAGAGGCCCGGGCGGCGCTCAATCCTCCATCGGGACCATGGGCCCGGCGAACTCCAAATTCAACGACCGGATCGTCACCGGCGGCGATACAGAGGCGAGCGGCCTTGGTGGCTATCAGAGTCTGAAAGTTGAGGATATTCAAGAGGGCGGTTTCGATGAATTGGGCTTCAGGTAATGGGGCGGTAACTCGAACAATGGGTTCTTGGGGGAAGACCAAAGTTCCCTCGGGAACGGCGTAAAGGTCGCCGGTAAAACGAAGTTTACGGAAATAATCCAAAACTTCCGGTGGAAAAATCTCCAAGCTTTTCAGATAATCGATGTCTTCCGGATCAAAGTGAATGTTTTGGATATAATCGATCAACTGTTCCAGACCAGCGGCGACACAGAAACCACCTTGCTCGGGAATTTTACGGAAGAAATAATCGAAGTTGGCTTTTTCTTTGGTTTTACCAAGAAGGTAA comes from the Deltaproteobacteria bacterium genome and includes:
- a CDS encoding ribonuclease catalytic domain-containing protein; the protein is METGKVVAFFEQKKIFCAVCLEVKENKYHLLSEENREVTLGANRIAHVSSNYLKASLPRDTLVEQLKIIVERQKALMASLAIKELWELVNDEGRGFRLGELTELVFNPPCSGDQEMALFRALADDRLYFKQKGELYEAREPEKVEQILLQYEREAELERENQEASTWLAGVWAGEMNSPPANKAAIVGLLKEMALFGPEAPEFTKGKTLLQKAGISSPGAPFELLVKMKEWEEDENLFLHRYQISKGFPKNVLEEAEEILSQAAKGFLPHPQDRDLTFLHPLTIDSEYTRDIDDALSLEQVGGDYQVGIHITDVATFLNGHREIFQEAMSRAISIYLPDQRIPMIPPALSESTCSLIVGEQRRALSFLVQIDEEGKVQDYQILSSIIQVEQRLSYDSADQLLEEEEEELIILQRITKKLFQRRMGSGAFFIPRPERVIRVNREKEISIYRRDRESPSQKIVSELMILANYLGALFLKEKGIPAIYRSQAEPRDKIPPIDKFDPLQAYRLRRIMNRVEVSTRPLRHAGLGAEAYLTLTSPIRRFYDLLIEQQILGVLRGGLVLSGEQLGEIITQVGPAISKVGLVEELTEQYWILRYLEKRIGSTTTAVVLDRFPTRYLVHLNEYLLEIDMAATSGLDFVPGDQILVRVEKAHARSGVLKIAPA
- a CDS encoding nicotinate phosphoribosyltransferase → MANMTLLTDLYQLTMVGGYYLLGKTKEKANFDYFFRKIPEQGGFCVAAGLEQLIDYIQNIHFDPEDIDYLKSLEIFPPEVLDYFRKLRFTGDLYAVPEGTLVFPQEPIVRVTAPLPEAQFIETALLNILNFQTLIATKAARLCIAAGDDPVVEFGVRRAHGPDGGLSAARASFIGGTRATSNLMAGRTFGIPVRGTLAHSWVESFSSELESFQAYGKIYPKNCLLLVDTYDTLRSGVPNALQVGKELRERKQGDLAGIRLDSGDLTFLSREARKMLDEAGFERARILGSSDLDEWLIESIKKQGAEIDIWGVGTRLVTSYSCPALGGVYKLSAIFKDGHMRPKLKVSDDPEKTTNPGVKKIVRFYDERNFMRGDVIVLQEETFPPGQPVKAFHPLLSHISKTYPGHFKKEEILIPIIKAGKLVYHSPSLPEIQGNTLQNLKYLRPEHKRLQNPHIYHVSLGEKLFQEKQELLKAAV